A region of Solanum dulcamara chromosome 7, daSolDulc1.2, whole genome shotgun sequence DNA encodes the following proteins:
- the LOC129896894 gene encoding protein DETOXIFICATION 49, translating to MCKPTSPPFTCKCEAYGETNFLSIKVPEEADMSTPLIPKSQTQINYEDTYPHITNNEIACTHLSLVINEAKSIGNIAFPMILTGLLLYSRSMISMLFLGRLGGLALAGGSLAIGFANITGYSILSGLAMGMEPICGQAFGAQKYNLLGLTLQRTVLLLLLISFPIALFWVNMKTILLYCGQDEDIAIEAQSYLFYALPDLFAQSLLHPLRIYLRTQSITLPLTCCAIFAILLHIPINFLLVIKLNLGVRGVALSGVWTNFNLVASLIVYILVSGVYKKTWENLSTECLKGWKSLVNLAIPSCISVCLEWWWYEIMILLCGLLINPKATVASMGILIQTTSLIYIFPSSLSFSVSTRVGNELGARRPGKAKIAAIVGLAGSFILGLTALFFAVTVRNVWAKMFTNDKEILALTSLVLPIIGLCELGNCPQTTGCGVLRGTARPKVGANINLGCFYIVGMPVAVGLSFYVGFDFQGLWLGLLAAQASCMVTMLLVLLHTDWDFEALRAKELTGTTILHQTKEIQENTSTSSSNKQLNEKILC from the coding sequence atgtgCAAGCCGACAAGTCCACCATTCACCTGCAAATGCGAGGCATACGGAGAAACAAATTTCCTCTCCATTAAAGTCCCTGAAGAAGCCGACATGTCTACCCCTTTGATACCCAAAAGCCAAACACAGATTAATTATGAGGATACTTATCCCCACATAACCAACAACGAAATAGCTTGTACACATCTTTCCCTTGTTATCAATGAAGCTAAATCCATTGGTAATATCGCTTTTCCCATGATTCTCACTGGCCTTTTGCTTTACTCTCGCTCTATGATCTCTATGCTTTTTCTTGGTCGCCTTGGTGGCCTGGCTCTCGCTGGTGGATCTCTTGCGATTGGGTTCGCTAACATTACTGGATACTCAATTCTATCTGGTTTAGCTATGGGGATGGAACCCATTTGCGGGCAAGCTTTTGGAGCCCAGAAGTATAATCTTCTTGGGCTTACCTTACAGAGAACTGTTCTTTTGCTATTATTAATTTCATTCCCAATTGCTCTGTTTTGGGTTAATATGAAGACCATTCTGCTCTATTGCGGCCAAGATGAAGATATTGCTATTGAGGCCCAATCTTATTTGTTCTATGCTCTTCCTGATTTATTCGCCCAATCTTTACTTCATCCCTTACGAATTTACCTCAGAACTCAATCGATTACTCTGCCTCTGACTTGTTGCGCTATTTTCGCCATTCTTCTGCATATACCCATAAATTTTCTTCTTGTTATTAAGCTTAATTTGGGGGTTAGAGGTGTTGCTTTGAGTGGGGTTTGGACTAATTTTAATCTAGTAGCTTCGTTAATTGTATATATTCTTGTTTCTGGTGTATACAAAAAGACTTGGGAGAATTTGTCGACGGAGTGTCTCAAAGGATGGAAATCGCTAGTGAATTTAGCGATCCCAAGCTGCATTTCAGTCTGTTTGGAATGGTGGTGgtatgagattatgattttgttATGTGGCCTTTTGATCAACCCGAAAGCAACGGTTGCTTCGATGGGCATTTTGATTCAGACGACTTCTTTGATTTACATATTCCCATCTTCGCTTAGTTTCAGTGTATCGACGAGGGTGGGGAATGAGCTCGGAGCAAGGAGACCGGGTAAAGCGAAGATTGCTGCCATTGTAGGCCTTGCTGGCAGCTTCATTTTGGGGCTTACAGCTCTGTTTTTCGCTGTGACGGTGAGGAACGTTTGGGCCAAGATGTTCACTAATGACAAAGAGATATTGGCGTTAACATCACTTGTTTTGCCAATAATTGGGCTTTGTGAATTGGGAAACTGTCCACAAACAACTGGCTGTGGGGTTTTGAGAGGAACAGCGAGGCCTAAAGTTGGGGCAAATATAAATTTAGGATGCTTTTATATCGTTGGAATGCCAGTAGCAGTGGGGCTAAGTTTTTATGTTGGCTTTGATTTTCAAGGGTTGTGGCTCGGATTATTGGCCGCACAAGCTTCTTGTATGGTGACTATGTTGCTTGTTCTGCTTCATACAGATTGGGATTTTGAAGCACTCAGAGCTAAAGAACTAACAGGAACTACAATTCTTCATCAAACCAaagaaattcaagaaaatactAGTACTAGTAGTAGTAATAAGCAACTCAATGAAAAAATTTTATGTTAA